The following proteins are co-located in the Echinicola sp. 20G genome:
- a CDS encoding Gfo/Idh/MocA family protein has product MKIQIIGAGGIVRDAHLPAYQLANFEVAGIFDVDEAKAHKLAEEFSIPDVYSSIAKMTATADKETVFDVAVPGKVVLQVLSELPDEAVVLIQKPMGDDLESAQAILELCRKKKLKAGINFQMRYAPYIQKAREIISSGQLGELCDIEIKINVFTPWHLWDFLFSSERVEILYHSIHYVDLVRSFLGNPNKIYAKTVKHPKMQKLASVKSNIIMDYGEMLQANILTNHAHEFGLKHQQSYVKIEGTKGAVMVEMGLYKDYPRGTADKFEYLILEEGKKPEWQEVKIDGTWFPHAFIGTMAEMKKALEDPSYVPDNSVEDCIYTMACVEAAYASSDTGGVQLKGDF; this is encoded by the coding sequence ATGAAAATTCAGATCATTGGAGCTGGGGGGATAGTGAGGGATGCCCATTTACCCGCTTACCAATTAGCAAATTTTGAGGTAGCAGGGATTTTTGATGTAGATGAGGCCAAGGCCCATAAGCTAGCAGAAGAGTTTTCGATTCCCGATGTCTATTCATCGATCGCTAAAATGACAGCCACTGCCGATAAGGAAACGGTTTTTGACGTAGCAGTACCGGGAAAAGTGGTGTTACAGGTTCTGAGCGAATTGCCCGATGAGGCAGTGGTTTTGATCCAAAAGCCCATGGGGGATGACTTGGAATCTGCCCAAGCTATTTTAGAATTATGTCGAAAGAAAAAACTTAAAGCTGGCATTAATTTTCAAATGCGCTATGCGCCTTACATTCAAAAAGCGAGGGAGATCATTTCCTCAGGTCAACTCGGTGAGCTTTGTGATATTGAGATCAAGATTAATGTCTTTACTCCATGGCATTTGTGGGACTTTTTGTTTTCATCAGAGAGGGTGGAGATTCTTTATCACAGTATTCATTATGTGGATTTGGTCAGATCTTTTTTAGGCAATCCCAATAAAATATATGCCAAGACAGTCAAGCATCCCAAAATGCAAAAGCTGGCATCTGTAAAAAGCAATATCATCATGGATTATGGTGAAATGCTCCAAGCCAATATATTGACCAATCATGCGCATGAATTTGGATTGAAACATCAGCAATCTTATGTCAAAATTGAAGGAACAAAAGGGGCGGTTATGGTGGAAATGGGGCTTTACAAAGATTACCCCAGGGGCACAGCCGATAAATTTGAATATTTGATACTGGAAGAAGGGAAAAAGCCTGAATGGCAGGAGGTGAAGATTGATGGGACATGGTTTCCTCATGCGTTTATTGGCACTATGGCCGAGATGAAAAAAGCACTGGAAGATCCTTCTTATGTCCCTGATAACAGTGTGGAAGATTGTATTTACACCATGGCCTGTGTGGAAGCGGCTTATGCATCCAGTGATACCGGAGGTGTCCAGCTAAAGGGCGATTTTTGA
- a CDS encoding ribulose-bisphosphate carboxylase large subunit family protein encodes MERITATYYIETPYAVEKAAQVLAGEQSSGTFVAVPGETEAIKQRFAARVEEIEELETVREPAIPGAISPSGQYHRAMVKVSWSIENFGYNLPTMVSTLQGNLYEITQFTGLKLMDLEVPSSFAAHFSGPNFGIKGCRELTGVAMGRPLIGTIIKPSIGMSPEETAALVKTLAKAGIDFIKDDELMGSSANSPFDKRVEAIMKVINEHADKTGKKVMYAFNISDEMDAMYRHYDKVLVSGGTCAMISINSVGLAGVKAICDRGELAIHAHRNGWGMLNRHPLLGIDFRAYQKIWRLAGVDQLHVNGIQNKFWESDDSVVNSIEACLKPMLGGYEVMPVVSSGQWGGQAPETYRRTSTTDLLYMAGGGIMAHPAGPAGGVRALQQAWEAAVNGLSVEEAAKKYEEFGLSVEKFGKK; translated from the coding sequence ATGGAAAGAATTACTGCAACATATTATATAGAAACACCCTATGCGGTGGAGAAGGCAGCTCAAGTATTGGCCGGGGAGCAATCCTCCGGCACTTTTGTGGCTGTGCCGGGAGAAACGGAAGCCATAAAACAGCGCTTTGCTGCGCGTGTGGAAGAAATAGAAGAACTGGAGACAGTTCGTGAGCCAGCCATCCCTGGGGCCATTTCACCATCAGGCCAATATCACCGAGCCATGGTCAAAGTGTCCTGGTCCATAGAGAATTTTGGCTATAACCTGCCCACCATGGTTTCTACCTTACAAGGAAACCTGTATGAAATCACGCAATTTACCGGGCTGAAGTTAATGGATCTCGAAGTGCCGAGCTCTTTTGCAGCGCATTTCTCCGGACCCAACTTTGGCATTAAAGGCTGTAGGGAATTGACAGGGGTGGCTATGGGGAGGCCTTTAATTGGTACGATTATTAAGCCCAGCATTGGCATGAGCCCGGAAGAAACAGCTGCTTTGGTCAAGACCTTGGCCAAAGCAGGAATAGATTTTATCAAGGATGATGAGCTGATGGGCTCTTCAGCTAATTCACCTTTTGACAAAAGGGTGGAGGCGATCATGAAGGTGATCAATGAACATGCCGATAAAACAGGAAAAAAGGTCATGTACGCCTTTAATATATCCGATGAAATGGATGCAATGTACCGCCATTACGACAAGGTTTTGGTAAGTGGGGGGACATGTGCCATGATAAGCATCAATAGTGTTGGCCTGGCTGGGGTAAAAGCCATTTGTGATCGTGGTGAACTGGCCATTCATGCCCACAGAAATGGTTGGGGCATGCTGAACCGGCACCCTTTGTTGGGGATAGATTTTAGGGCCTACCAAAAAATTTGGAGGCTGGCAGGGGTTGACCAGCTACATGTCAATGGTATCCAAAACAAGTTCTGGGAATCTGATGATTCAGTGGTCAATTCTATAGAGGCTTGTTTAAAACCCATGTTAGGAGGCTATGAGGTGATGCCAGTGGTCTCATCAGGCCAATGGGGCGGCCAAGCTCCTGAGACTTACAGAAGGACCAGTACTACGGATCTTTTATATATGGCCGGTGGAGGTATCATGGCTCATCCAGCAGGTCCTGCGGGAGGAGTAAGGGCATTGCAGCAAGCTTGGGAAGCCGCGGTGAATGGGCTGTCTGTCGAAGAGGCAGCGAAGAAATATGAGGAATTTGGGTTGTCGGTAGAAAAATTTGGTAAAAAGTAA
- a CDS encoding four-carbon acid sugar kinase family protein, with amino-acid sequence MSSNKTNLLLAYYGDDFTGSSDALDFLSRAGVKTVLFITPPSTEQLEKYKGIQAIGIAGMTRSMGPGDMENELSEAFSALKVAGAPQVHYKVCSTFDSSPKIGNIGKAMEVGAAVFDTDYISLLVAAPALGRYCTFGNLYARMGIGSQGAIHRLDRHPSMSKHPTTPADESDLRLHLAKQTKLKVGLVDILELGDDKIQNALKRELDKASQVVLFDALYPDQLTNIGKTIDLAGKSKIHFSVGSSGVEMALGAYWKSKGKLLNEVNWADPGKAKPMLVLSGSCSPVTSGQIQYALQHGFREVALDPVKLIGQGEGIGQYQKEVVDKLKEGKHVILHTALGTDDPRLAETKNLLSNQGVAQEDISSKTADFFGRALGRIARNVAEEVPFKRLIIAGGDTSSKVARALGIEAVEMIAPLLPGAPLCKAFAQDSSIDGMEVNFKGGQVGAEDYFVKVMEGSFER; translated from the coding sequence ATGTCTTCGAATAAAACCAATTTGCTGCTTGCTTACTATGGGGATGACTTTACAGGCTCCTCCGATGCACTGGATTTTCTGAGCAGGGCAGGTGTCAAGACGGTTTTGTTCATTACCCCTCCTTCAACCGAGCAACTAGAAAAATATAAAGGTATTCAGGCCATCGGAATTGCGGGGATGACCCGGTCCATGGGGCCAGGCGATATGGAAAATGAGCTGTCGGAAGCCTTTAGTGCGTTAAAAGTTGCTGGGGCTCCACAGGTGCATTATAAGGTGTGTTCTACATTTGACTCTTCCCCTAAGATCGGGAATATAGGAAAGGCAATGGAAGTGGGAGCGGCGGTTTTCGATACGGATTATATTTCTCTTTTGGTAGCCGCTCCTGCTCTAGGCCGTTATTGCACCTTTGGAAATCTATATGCAAGAATGGGCATAGGAAGCCAAGGTGCTATCCATCGCCTTGATCGGCATCCCTCCATGAGCAAGCACCCTACCACTCCGGCTGATGAAAGTGATTTGCGCTTACACTTGGCCAAGCAAACCAAGCTAAAGGTTGGCTTGGTGGATATCTTGGAGTTGGGAGATGATAAAATCCAAAATGCACTCAAAAGAGAACTGGATAAAGCTTCTCAAGTCGTTCTATTCGATGCTTTGTACCCCGATCAGTTGACCAATATAGGCAAGACGATTGATCTCGCTGGTAAAAGTAAAATCCACTTTTCGGTAGGTTCTTCAGGGGTGGAAATGGCTCTTGGAGCTTACTGGAAATCAAAAGGGAAATTGCTCAATGAGGTAAACTGGGCCGATCCAGGAAAAGCAAAACCCATGTTGGTCCTCTCAGGAAGTTGCTCGCCTGTTACTTCGGGCCAAATTCAATATGCCCTTCAACATGGCTTTAGAGAAGTAGCTCTTGATCCTGTGAAGTTGATTGGTCAAGGAGAAGGGATTGGCCAGTATCAAAAAGAAGTGGTGGATAAGCTGAAGGAAGGCAAGCATGTAATTCTTCATACTGCCTTGGGAACCGATGATCCTCGGTTGGCAGAGACAAAAAACTTACTGAGTAATCAAGGTGTGGCTCAAGAGGATATTTCATCCAAAACCGCCGACTTCTTTGGGCGGGCTTTGGGCAGGATCGCCAGAAATGTTGCAGAAGAAGTACCCTTCAAACGCTTGATAATAGCTGGTGGAGATACCTCCAGCAAGGTAGCCCGGGCCTTGGGCATAGAGGCGGTGGAAATGATTGCCCCTTTACTACCAGGTGCACCGCTTTGCAAAGCTTTTGCCCAAGATTCCTCCATTGATGGAATGGAAGTGAATTTCAAGGGAGGCCAGGTGGGGGCTGAAGATTACTTTGTTAAAGTGATGGAAGGTAGTTTTGAAAGATGA
- a CDS encoding aspartate/glutamate racemase family protein, with amino-acid sequence MKTLGLIHTSATLVPIFQQLCDEYLADVKVFNIVDDSLIKDVISKGKLTPQTARRVVDYVGSAELAGADQIMVTCSSIGAAVEAAAELSEVPVLRVDQPMADLAIKTGTKIGVVATLPTTLEPTADLVRRRAKVLGKDILLTSKLCEGAFEALMGGQPETHDEMVAKALKELAEEVDVILLAQASMARVVDTLDESDKKVPIVASPPEAVKYLAEILK; translated from the coding sequence ATGAAAACATTAGGATTGATTCATACCTCGGCCACCTTGGTGCCCATATTCCAGCAATTATGCGATGAGTATCTTGCTGATGTAAAGGTGTTTAATATCGTAGATGACAGCCTGATCAAGGACGTGATCAGCAAAGGAAAGTTGACTCCTCAAACGGCCAGAAGAGTGGTGGATTATGTGGGCTCAGCGGAACTTGCAGGAGCAGATCAAATTATGGTGACTTGTTCCTCCATTGGTGCGGCGGTGGAAGCAGCAGCTGAACTGAGTGAGGTGCCTGTCCTCCGAGTAGATCAGCCCATGGCAGATTTAGCCATTAAAACAGGAACGAAGATCGGTGTGGTGGCTACTTTGCCGACCACTTTGGAGCCAACAGCTGATTTGGTGAGAAGAAGGGCCAAGGTACTCGGGAAGGATATTTTGTTGACCTCTAAACTTTGTGAAGGCGCTTTTGAAGCTTTGATGGGAGGGCAACCTGAAACGCATGATGAAATGGTGGCCAAAGCCTTAAAGGAACTTGCTGAGGAAGTAGACGTAATTTTACTTGCTCAGGCCTCCATGGCAAGGGTGGTGGATACCTTGGATGAATCGGACAAGAAAGTGCCGATTGTAGCCAGTCCACCGGAAGCGGTGAAGTATTTGGCGGAAATCTTAAAGTAG
- a CDS encoding bile acid:sodium symporter family protein, translating to MNHFRKLLYKCALALFLVSGLALIMGYAQLGQGAVVAACFAFALGMGAVDKLKGYQYTAWIITAVVAGMVYPNAFLQWGELDLRNKWLILIVVQAVMFGMGIQMSLRDFSNLGSTGKGVLVGLISQFSIMPLIGFLLTKLFDFDPEIAAGIILMGACSSGLASNVMVYLAKANLVLSVTVTAMATMLAPLMTPFWMKTLAGTLIDIEFFDMMMNIIKIVLVPIGAALLHDYLKSAPRNLKIRIYYGAALLVVYLAFLPFGLWDYFTQSLSSSAVQSLEIFSFFMGAIVFGVLYHICTHWITQLDKWMPYVSMFGIVYFTTVTTAAGRDNLLQVGGLLFMASVLHNGLGYFFGYWLSRLLGLDVPSARAMALEVGLQNGGMASGLAGSMGKLGTVGLAPAVFSPWMNISGSILANYWRKKSLKEEKMEADKVPENLSANYTN from the coding sequence ATGAATCACTTTCGTAAACTTTTGTATAAATGCGCCTTAGCCTTGTTCTTGGTATCTGGTCTGGCCTTGATTATGGGATATGCTCAACTAGGTCAAGGCGCTGTGGTGGCTGCTTGTTTTGCTTTTGCGCTCGGGATGGGAGCTGTGGATAAGCTGAAAGGCTATCAATATACCGCTTGGATCATTACTGCGGTGGTAGCAGGAATGGTTTATCCCAATGCTTTTTTGCAATGGGGAGAATTGGACTTGCGAAACAAGTGGTTGATTCTAATTGTGGTCCAAGCTGTGATGTTTGGGATGGGGATTCAAATGAGTTTAAGGGATTTTTCAAATTTAGGAAGTACTGGCAAAGGCGTTTTGGTGGGTTTGATAAGCCAATTTTCCATTATGCCCCTGATAGGTTTTTTGCTGACCAAGCTGTTTGACTTTGATCCGGAGATAGCAGCCGGAATTATCCTGATGGGGGCTTGTTCCAGTGGTTTGGCTTCCAATGTAATGGTTTACTTAGCCAAGGCCAATTTGGTACTATCGGTTACAGTAACGGCCATGGCAACCATGCTGGCTCCGTTGATGACTCCCTTTTGGATGAAGACGCTGGCCGGAACATTGATCGATATTGAATTTTTTGACATGATGATGAACATCATCAAGATTGTCTTGGTACCCATTGGAGCGGCATTACTGCATGATTACCTGAAATCAGCCCCAAGAAACCTCAAAATCAGGATTTATTATGGGGCTGCTCTCCTTGTGGTATATTTGGCATTTCTTCCTTTTGGTTTGTGGGATTATTTTACCCAAAGTCTTTCTTCATCAGCCGTACAATCTTTGGAGATTTTTAGCTTTTTTATGGGGGCTATTGTTTTTGGGGTACTTTATCATATTTGCACTCATTGGATCACCCAACTGGACAAATGGATGCCTTATGTTTCCATGTTTGGGATCGTCTACTTTACAACCGTCACCACTGCTGCCGGTCGGGATAATCTGTTGCAGGTTGGAGGGTTGTTATTTATGGCCTCTGTATTGCACAATGGACTAGGTTATTTTTTTGGATATTGGTTGAGCCGATTGCTGGGCTTGGATGTGCCTTCAGCAAGGGCGATGGCTCTGGAGGTGGGTTTGCAAAATGGCGGGATGGCATCCGGCTTGGCAGGTTCGATGGGGAAACTGGGCACAGTGGGCCTGGCTCCCGCAGTATTTAGCCCTTGGATGAATATCTCAGGATCTATCTTGGCCAATTATTGGCGAAAGAAATCTCTGAAAGAAGAGAAAATGGAGGCTGATAAAGTGCCTGAGAATTTGTCTGCAAATTACACGAATTAG
- a CDS encoding glycosylase gives MTRQITYFVVLAFMGTMGWACSTKSEHHESTLAKAAPIQITDSVMQQVYEEIKTPFKYGLVKVPPSNDLKMDCPSIFRDGEKWYMTYLIYGGRGYETWLAESDDLLHWDDKGKIMSFSDTTDWDMNQKAGYIALQDKEWGGSYEWEQYEDKYWMSYFGGNSRGYEAGVLSIGMAYTDQDPTVSHEWQRIDSPVLTPNDDGAKWWDNSTMYKNSVIRDEQEFTGHPFIMYYNARGDSINPARGAERIAMAVSDDMVHWKRYGEEPLINHHKGISGDAYIQQMGDLYVMFYFGAFWPDREGISAYNRFAVSNNLTDWVDWEGEDLIKPSEPYDNLFAHKSFVVKHEGVVYHFYCAVNKDEQRGIAVATSKDLGTSQLNFLPLDAK, from the coding sequence ATGACTCGACAAATAACCTATTTCGTAGTGCTAGCTTTTATGGGAACAATGGGCTGGGCCTGCTCCACAAAAAGTGAACACCATGAAAGTACTTTGGCTAAAGCAGCACCAATACAAATCACCGATTCGGTGATGCAACAAGTTTATGAGGAAATTAAAACACCTTTTAAATACGGTTTGGTAAAAGTTCCTCCTTCCAATGATTTAAAGATGGACTGTCCAAGTATCTTCCGGGATGGGGAGAAATGGTACATGACTTATTTGATCTATGGCGGAAGAGGCTATGAGACCTGGCTGGCTGAAAGTGACGATTTATTGCATTGGGACGATAAAGGCAAGATCATGTCTTTTTCGGACACTACTGATTGGGATATGAACCAAAAGGCGGGATACATCGCCCTGCAGGATAAGGAGTGGGGTGGTAGCTATGAGTGGGAGCAGTATGAGGATAAATACTGGATGAGTTATTTTGGGGGGAATTCCAGAGGCTATGAAGCGGGAGTTTTGTCCATTGGTATGGCCTATACCGATCAGGACCCGACAGTGTCGCATGAGTGGCAAAGAATAGATTCTCCTGTGCTGACCCCAAATGATGATGGAGCAAAGTGGTGGGATAACAGTACCATGTACAAAAATTCCGTGATTCGGGATGAGCAGGAGTTTACAGGTCACCCTTTTATCATGTATTATAATGCTCGCGGAGATAGTATTAACCCGGCTCGGGGTGCTGAAAGAATTGCCATGGCAGTTTCTGACGATATGGTCCATTGGAAGCGCTATGGAGAAGAGCCGCTGATCAACCACCACAAAGGGATTTCAGGAGATGCCTATATCCAACAGATGGGGGATTTGTATGTGATGTTTTATTTTGGGGCCTTTTGGCCGGACAGGGAAGGGATTTCTGCCTACAATCGTTTTGCGGTGTCCAATAACCTGACCGACTGGGTGGACTGGGAAGGCGAAGACCTGATCAAACCATCGGAGCCTTATGATAACCTTTTTGCCCATAAATCTTTTGTGGTCAAACATGAAGGAGTGGTGTACCATTTTTATTGTGCGGTCAATAAAGATGAGCAAAGAGGCATTGCTGTAGCCACTTCCAAAGATTTAGGTACCAGTCAACTGAATTTTCTGCCATTAGATGCAAAATAA
- a CDS encoding glycoside hydrolase family 2 TIM barrel-domain containing protein, whose product MHKVFLMALCTMVGVDALMGQTVTGEPAAVPKQVEKYHFSPWENPLVTSINREPARATAYSYKSATEALAGNRDDSRMLLLNGEWDFYFAENLKAAPKEFYQSKVQGWDKIEVPSNWELKGYDIPIYKSAVYPFRPINPPYVPEDYNGVGSYQRTFKVSDDWEDMNITLHFGAVSSAFQVWLNGEFVGYGEDSFLPSEFNITPYLKSGENVLSVQVLRWSDGSYLEDQDHWRLSGIQREVFLMAEPKLRIVDFHYQTKLDENYEHAVFSLRPKIENLTGDRVPGSQLKVQLYDQDDQPVFGDPLEKEVEDILNESYPRLDNVKFGLFEAEVKNPHLWSDEHPYLYTLVLSLEGEEGQLLEAKSCKVGFRSIEFSEKNNKLLINGKETYLYGVNRHDHHPVRGKALTREDIEEDVRTIKQFNFNTIRTSHYPNDPYFYQLCDEYGILVIDEANHETHGIGGKLSNDTQWTHAYMERVTRMVQRDKNHPSIIFWSLGNEAGRGPNHAAMAAWVHDFDITRPVHYEPAQGNHRVEGYIPPGHPDYPKDHSHRIQVPTDQPYVDMVSRFYPGLFTPGLLVNQHADERPIVFIEYAHSMGNSTGNMKELWDEFRSLPQVIGGCIWDFKDQGLLKTTEDGEEFYAYGGDFGETLHDGNFCINGIVASDGRPKAAIYECKWVYQPAEMTLTDTAGCKVKIQNRHADKSLEEYQMNLTILEEGKVVKSLVLDALPLNAGKDTVLQLKPYFNPVKGKEYLANITFTLPENTNWAKQGHVIAQQQFQLQERSKPQIEVGRGKLIIKDNGQVLEVKGSDFQVGFDKVVGALSSYKVRGEEQVISPLLPSFTRPLTDNDRKGWKPHQKLKYWYEAKPELKELTSVKVENGSVQVQTEFTLTEGKTRVEIDYTVMPSGVVKVDCTLLPLYELPNIPKVGMSMGIKREYDQITWLGKGPLENYIDRNHGFMAGIYSLPIEEFMEPYVMPQENGNRTAVRWMEFSEAKRKSGLTIIADSLLSMSAWPYTAEMINEAKHTYELKEAGFITVNIDLIQMGVGGNDSWSEVAQPLEQYQVPAKPYRYSFYISSKY is encoded by the coding sequence ATGCATAAAGTCTTTTTAATGGCACTATGCACAATGGTAGGTGTCGATGCCCTGATGGGGCAAACCGTTACTGGGGAGCCTGCGGCTGTTCCTAAGCAAGTTGAGAAATACCATTTTTCACCATGGGAAAATCCTTTAGTGACCAGCATCAACCGCGAACCGGCCAGAGCAACTGCCTATTCCTATAAAAGTGCCACAGAGGCTTTAGCTGGAAACAGAGATGACAGTAGGATGCTTTTACTCAATGGTGAATGGGATTTTTATTTTGCGGAGAATTTAAAAGCAGCACCAAAGGAATTTTACCAATCAAAAGTTCAAGGTTGGGATAAAATAGAAGTGCCTTCGAATTGGGAATTGAAAGGCTATGATATTCCGATTTATAAAAGTGCGGTTTATCCATTTCGCCCCATTAATCCTCCTTATGTGCCGGAAGATTACAACGGAGTTGGCTCATACCAAAGGACTTTTAAAGTGTCTGATGATTGGGAAGATATGAATATCACTCTCCATTTTGGAGCGGTAAGTTCGGCCTTTCAAGTGTGGCTGAATGGAGAATTTGTAGGCTATGGGGAAGACAGCTTTTTACCTTCGGAATTTAACATCACGCCTTACCTGAAATCAGGTGAAAATGTACTTTCCGTTCAGGTGTTGCGGTGGAGTGATGGCTCCTACTTGGAAGACCAGGACCACTGGAGGTTGAGTGGCATACAACGGGAAGTGTTTCTAATGGCTGAACCCAAACTACGGATTGTGGATTTTCATTATCAGACCAAGCTGGATGAAAATTATGAGCATGCTGTTTTTAGCCTGAGACCAAAAATCGAGAATTTGACAGGGGATCGCGTGCCAGGAAGCCAGCTAAAAGTACAGCTTTATGATCAGGATGACCAACCAGTTTTTGGAGATCCGCTGGAAAAAGAAGTGGAGGACATCCTCAATGAAAGTTATCCCCGCTTGGACAATGTGAAATTTGGACTTTTTGAGGCGGAGGTAAAAAATCCTCATTTATGGAGTGATGAGCATCCCTACCTTTACACTTTGGTGTTGAGTCTTGAAGGTGAAGAGGGGCAGCTTTTGGAAGCAAAGAGTTGCAAGGTAGGTTTTCGGTCGATCGAATTTTCAGAAAAAAACAACAAGCTTTTAATCAATGGCAAAGAAACCTACCTCTATGGTGTCAACAGACATGATCATCATCCTGTAAGGGGCAAGGCCTTGACCCGGGAGGATATCGAGGAAGATGTGAGGACCATCAAGCAATTTAATTTCAATACCATCCGGACCAGCCATTATCCCAATGATCCTTATTTCTATCAATTATGTGATGAATATGGAATTTTGGTGATTGATGAAGCCAATCATGAAACCCACGGTATTGGAGGGAAACTGAGCAATGATACCCAGTGGACCCATGCCTACATGGAAAGGGTGACCCGCATGGTGCAAAGAGATAAAAACCACCCAAGCATTATTTTTTGGAGCTTGGGCAATGAAGCTGGACGAGGGCCAAATCATGCGGCCATGGCAGCTTGGGTGCATGATTTTGATATTACCCGACCCGTGCATTATGAGCCAGCACAAGGGAATCATCGGGTTGAGGGTTATATCCCCCCTGGCCATCCTGATTATCCCAAAGACCATTCGCATCGCATCCAAGTGCCGACAGATCAGCCTTACGTAGATATGGTCAGTCGCTTTTACCCGGGATTGTTTACGCCCGGTTTATTGGTCAACCAACATGCTGATGAGCGTCCGATTGTATTTATCGAATATGCTCATTCCATGGGAAACAGCACGGGAAATATGAAGGAGTTGTGGGATGAATTCCGTTCGCTTCCTCAGGTGATCGGTGGCTGTATCTGGGATTTTAAGGATCAGGGACTGCTCAAAACCACTGAAGACGGTGAAGAATTTTACGCATATGGAGGCGACTTTGGTGAGACGCTTCATGATGGCAACTTCTGCATCAATGGGATAGTGGCTTCTGACGGAAGACCAAAAGCAGCGATTTACGAGTGCAAATGGGTATATCAACCAGCTGAAATGACTTTGACAGATACTGCAGGTTGTAAAGTAAAAATCCAAAATCGGCACGCAGATAAATCCTTGGAAGAATATCAAATGAACTTGACCATTTTGGAAGAGGGAAAAGTTGTAAAAAGTTTGGTTTTGGATGCATTACCACTTAATGCGGGAAAGGATACTGTGTTACAGCTAAAGCCCTATTTCAACCCAGTGAAAGGCAAGGAGTACTTGGCCAATATCACCTTTACACTTCCTGAAAACACCAATTGGGCCAAGCAAGGCCATGTCATTGCCCAGCAGCAGTTCCAGCTGCAGGAGCGGTCAAAGCCTCAAATTGAGGTAGGAAGAGGAAAACTGATCATAAAAGATAATGGACAAGTTTTGGAGGTCAAGGGAAGTGACTTTCAAGTCGGTTTTGATAAAGTAGTTGGTGCACTGAGCAGCTATAAAGTAAGGGGAGAAGAGCAAGTTATTAGTCCATTGCTTCCTTCATTTACCCGACCTTTGACAGACAATGACCGGAAGGGTTGGAAACCCCATCAAAAGTTGAAGTATTGGTATGAAGCCAAGCCAGAGTTGAAGGAGCTGACTTCTGTTAAAGTGGAAAACGGGAGTGTTCAGGTTCAAACGGAATTTACCTTGACAGAAGGAAAAACAAGGGTAGAAATTGATTACACGGTGATGCCGTCAGGAGTGGTGAAGGTAGATTGTACCTTACTGCCGCTTTATGAACTGCCTAATATTCCAAAAGTCGGGATGAGCATGGGGATCAAGCGGGAATATGATCAGATTACTTGGTTAGGCAAAGGCCCTTTAGAAAATTATATCGACCGTAACCATGGTTTTATGGCAGGCATTTACAGCCTTCCGATTGAAGAGTTTATGGAACCATATGTGATGCCCCAGGAAAATGGTAACCGAACAGCTGTTCGTTGGATGGAGTTTTCAGAAGCGAAGCGGAAGAGTGGGTTGACCATTATTGCCGATAGCTTGCTGAGCATGAGTGCCTGGCCTTACACAGCTGAAATGATCAATGAGGCCAAACATACCTATGAGCTCAAAGAGGCTGGTTTTATCACGGTTAACATTGACTTGATTCAAATGGGAGTGGGGGGAAATGATAGTTGGTCAGAAGTGGCCCAACCGCTGGAACAATATCAGGTGCCAGCGAAACCCTACCGGTACAGCTTTTATATTAGTAGTAAGTATTGA